Genomic segment of Oncorhynchus tshawytscha isolate Ot180627B linkage group LG28, Otsh_v2.0, whole genome shotgun sequence:
ATTTTCCCAGTCAAAGTACATTTCTGAGCATAGACCCTTTCAAATATCCTTGTTTAGCATTTTTCCATGGCATGGAATCCCACAACTGCCACCAAATGTCAACTTTAAGTTAGTATGCTTTtatgagtatgtgtgtctgtttttttgtGATATTTTTCTAGAACTGTGTCTACATTTCACGCCTTGATAGTGGGCCTTTTTTGTCTCTACATATTACTATTTGATGATGCCGTCAATGAAGACCCAGTCTGGTAAGATTCTCCCTGACTGCAAAGTGTGCAATTCTTGATATAATCTTATATTTGGAACATTTATCTATATTTTAAACATGTGCTTTGTGCTTTCTTACCAATAGGGGAGATCCGTCACTGGTGAAAATAAATGTGGCCATAACCTGTGGCTACCTCCTATCAGGTGGGTCTCCACTTCAGACATGTCTAACCCTTGTATTACTTTGCATATTTCCATGGATTATGTTGACCCATACAGTGAGCTATCTCCCTTGTCTGTCTTGCAGATATGCTGCTCATATGTTACTATTGGCGGGCGATAGGGGACAAGTTTTTTGTAATCCACCACCTGGCAGCACTGTATGCTTACTACTATGTACTGGTGAGTTCCTTACTGACCCAGAGTAGAATGTGCAGGCAAGATGGGGAAGGGACAAGGGCCAAGGGTGAACAGCCATGTAGTTTGATGGGATTGATTAGAATAGATAACAAAGTGCTTGTCAGGGATGAAATAGTTTGGTTCCACTTTACATTCAGTATCCCTAATATGTGTAGACCTATAAATACACTGCTATAAGTGTTATTACTCAGTTGTTTTGCTGTACATACTAGGGTTATTACGCAGTAATAGAACACTGTAAACCAGGGGTAGGCAagtagattcagccgcgggcctaTTCTTGTCGGAGCGAATGGTCGACaaaatttgtacactgcaaattgatcacaactaagcccaaaaagagattgtatttaagaaataacaataatttcataccttgattacattgagacacaatTACACATCTCTTTTTTATTTATGGGAATActtgaacagatttcctaaaataacacatttttaacTGAACtcctggtgattttacagtcttTTTGAGCAAAAATGACCCCTCCCCAGGTTTAGGCCTGTTTCCAACCCTGCTGTTGCCGACCCCTGCTGTACACTAAAGCGTTACCCTCCCTTCTTCGGGAAGGTACAGTGTAAGCAAGTGCATATATTGTTCGAAAGTAGTTACAGTTGTAAAACAGTTTTGATATATGGCTTGCAGTTGACGCACCACCAAAAGCTAGACAACCATGTGATGTAGATGTTCACTCTTGGTCCTGTCCTGTGAATCTATTCTGGGCCGTCAGGCTCAGTAGCTGCTAAGACTAACGATGACAATGATCAGGATGGGGACCATTTTTTGCATGGAATACGATGATGAGTTGTTGTGCCCGTTTCAAAGCCACAGATTCAGACCAGTCCCAGACTAGAATACATGCTCAATGGAGAATATCCATtgaatatgattttttttgtcccagactaggattaatctgtgtccaggaaaccagaCTGTAGAATATCTGTGCATAATGTATTCTCTTACTTCTCTCAGTCTGTGATGGTGATTGGTGCATGCTGCCTTTTGGTTGTTTTGACCTTTTGAGCCTAGACCCTATACATCACTACAAAGACAGGGTTTTCCTCTTATTTCATTTAAAGAAAATCACCACTGACTTTTCCCAGTAAAATGTACTGGATCATTTCCAGTCCCTTTTCTGGGTAATGTTAGACTGGATTGTAGAGTAAATGTTTAGAAATGTATATTTAGATAATAACTTAATAACAGCATCCACATAGTTAGTCCATATCTTTTTTATTTTCTctagaatgtttaaaaaaaatattcttcAATGTTGGGATGGGGGCTTTTAATGGTGCCAGTTATCACTAGTTGCACATTTCTTCTGTTTAGGTATTTATGTCCATGTCTTTCCTCCACTTACATGTGTGATCAATGAACACAGTCTTGTGTCTCTAACCTGCTAACAATACAGAACATGCAAGAAATGTCAGAAACAAAGAACAGGCCTGTGTCAAATGGCTATAGAAGGGGTCCCTTCCTATCTTGTCTGTAGTGGATTCTGTTGTGGTACATAGAGCACATGTTGCCTAGTAACAGTATGGATTTACCAGTACATAGCGGTACGAGCATGCACTGCTGGACTGTCACCACCAATTTTTGAACACATTTtgaacatttctatgtgacccaaGTTTATTAACCGTGTCATAACCCCAGTAAGTACACctagatgttttattttttttggaTCGTACGGTAGGTTTACGATCATGATGTATCATGAATTCACATATTATTGAAAGTACTTCTCTTGCCATTATTTTCTTTGCactttgttctgtctctctcttttagaGCATAGGAATGTTGCCTTATTTTGCTAACTTCCGTCTGGTCGCAGAGCTTTCCACTCCTTGTGTGAACCAGCGGTAGGTAACCTCTGTGCCAAATAgactcacgcacacacaaacagaatGTTTACTGGGAAGTAGAGGGAACCTCATAAAATACCCATTTATTTGTCCTTACAGTATTTGCCAAGTGGCTTTTGTCATTGGTAGTAGTGCATTCAACCGTTTCAGAAACACTATTGACTGTTAATGTGTAACTACTTATAGTGAGTCAGACCTGTTACACCCAGCTGAAAGCTCGTACAGTATCTGACATACATCATTAGAGACATGTTTCATACTTAATAATACATTTTCAGTCACATACATTTCCAATTGTATGCTATTATCCTGATTTAATCCAACAAAGACAAAATACAGATTCAATGttaaacatttacatttatattttaatCATTTAGCttacgctcttatccagagtgaattacagttagtgcattcattttaATATAGCtgggtgggacaaccacatatcacagtcaaagtAAGTATATTTTTCCTCatagtagctatcagcaaagtcagtgatTAGTAGAAAAAGAGTCAAGTGTGAGTGTTAGTTTAACAGGTAGGATTTCAGacgttttcagaagatgggcagggactctgctgtcctagcatcagggggaagcttgttccaccattggggtgccaggaaaGAGTCCTCCCGTAGGGTTGGGAGAGCCAAGAggccagaggtggcagaacggattgctcgggttagggtgtagggtttgatCATAGgcttgaaggtagggaggggcagttccctAAGGAATTGTACTTAAAACCTTTAAGTTcttggtatactgtagatatgtcttAAGAGCCACCTTTCTGGAACAATGCCAGTTGATATCCATGACTCCATTACAATTGAGTCCAACAACTGCTATCTCACTCTAACTATACTAACTATATCTATCTTTCAGCTGGTTCTTTGAAGTGCTTGGTTACCCAAAGAAATCATTACCAAATATGGTCAACGGAATTGCTATGACGCTATCCTTCTTCCTGGTGAGGATAGCGGTCATGCCGATGTATTACAGCCGGATGTACGCCGTGTACGGGACAGAACCTTTTTACCGGGTGACTTTTGGTGGCCGTTGTGCATGGATGGGCCCCAGTTTCTGTCTAGACATTATGAACGTCATGTGGATGCATAAAATGGCCCGCGGCTGCATTAGCGTCCTGCGCTCTCCCGGAAAGGTAAAAGTGGAAAAGCTACAGAATGGGAAAGTGCACTGAGAGGTTGCACAAGGCTATGGTGGAGTTATTTTTATTGTATGTCTGGTTCAAATGGTTCATGGACATTTTAAGGATCAAATGGTTCATGGACTGGAAATGTCTGGAGACTCCCTAGGATCCCATGACCAGCCCTAGGTAAATTGTGTACCACTATATTTATTTGCCCAGAACACTGCCAATTGAACAAGCTCTACAGTCCTCCAAAATGATGGGAGGGGACATGGTAAAGGCCATTGGATTGCGTCTCCTCTTGGTCCTTACAGATGGAGGAAGTGGatggaaacaaacagacaatacTCTAAAGCACAGGTCCTCTTTTCTGTTGGACCCTTTGATTGTAAATTGTATGTATGTCCACCCAAAGGTGTCTTGTGTGTATTGCCACAATTACATGAACTGACATGGAAGAGAATGTTAAAGGAACTCACATAGTTTTGTAATGTTTATGAAGCCATATAGATGGCTCTTGTACAAATATCATGAGATATTGTACAAAAATAAAATCCTTACTTGAAATCTGTGTTTTCACCAGCATTAGGATGTAAAAGAAGTATATTGTCAGGCTACTGAAGTCTATGCTCAGGAGCCTGCTCATGCAGTAGGCCTAGGAAATATTAGTCATGCACATAAAGTATCAGGGTAGATTTAGACAAACCATGTATTGTAATTTTATCTCTAGAAGTGACCTTACTGAGTGTGATTCATGATAACAGCAATAAAAGTGCACTTATGTCTAACCGACACACCCACACTATAACTTCACACAAGCATCTCCACACAGTTCACAAATTACAAATCAAACTTCAGAAGGCAAGCTTCATAATGTAATGTGAAAAATGTAATTAAAGGGATACTGCAAGATTCTGGCATTTAATCCCTTTTTCTGGTTACCCAGAGTCTGATGAACTTGTATGTCTGCATGCAGTatgaagttagaatagcaatgctACTGTACCTTTAGACTTCCAGTCCTTGTGCTATCGCTAagtaacgttggctagctaaactAGCGCTATTTTCATCATGCTGtgtgcagagacataaaaatggtatccgcaagttcatctgactccggGTAAGCAGAACATGGCCTTAAATGCAAGAATCTCGCATTATGCCTTTCAGGTTTCCCTGTTGGATCTCTGGGTGAGAATATGCAAGCTATTGTGACATTTACAGCTATGTTAGTTAtaatatttcatttaaaaaatatatattttaataatgAACTCTTTGAGTTAGTTGAAGTGAATGATTTATTAACTTTATTTTCATACTTGCTTTGATTGTCTTCAAGACAGTTGTCAGCAGACAACACGACGACACTTGTCTGCTGCTGCTCTCTTGTGGAGACAATGCGGGACTGCAAACATCCCCTCAAAAGGAGGATACAGTGGTCAATGAGTTTTGAGGAATATTAATAAAAAAATGATTGACGTTAACCTTGGTTTTGCATAATTTGGTCATCACATTGTTTTCTAAAAGTCCCATACCTCTGGCTACTTTGGCACCATTATTACCTCTGGCTCTTAAAGTATAGATAAAAATGTACAACTATGGATGTAAAAATGTACAATTAtgcttgtttttattttaattttatttcacctttatttaaccaggatgagaacaagttctcatttacaactgcgacctggccaagataaagcaaagcagtgcgacacaaacaacaacacagagttacacatggaataaacaaacagagTTAATAACTCAATAgagaagtctatatacagtgtgtgaaaatgaagtaagattagggaggtaaggcaataaatagtctgtagtggcgaaataattacaatttagcaaataaacacgagtgatagatgtgcagaagatgaatgtgcaagtagagatactggggtgcaaaggagaaaataATTTAaagaataacaatatggggatgaggtagttggatgggctatttacagatgggctatgtacaggtgcaatggtctgtaaactgctctgatagctgatgcttaatgtTAGTAagagagatatgagtctccagcgtcagtgatttttgcaattcgttccagtcattggcagcagagaactggaaggaaagatggccaaaggaggaattggctttgggggtgacgtttggtagcatgagtgaaggatgctttgttgagaaataggaagccggttcttgatttcattttggattggagatgcttaatatgagtctggaaggagagtttacagtctaaccagacaccaaggtatttgtagttgtccacatattctaagtcagaaccgtccagagtagtgatgttaggtgggcgggcaggtgtgggcagtgatcggttgaaaagcatgcatttagttttatttgcatttaagagcagttggagaccatGGAAGGAGAGTGGTAcgacattgaagctcgtctggaggttagttaacacagtgtccaaagaaaggccagaagtatacagaatggtgtcgtctgcgtagaggtggatcagagaatcgccAGCCGCAAGAGCGACGTCATTGatttatacagagaaaagagtcggcccgaaaatcgaaccctgtggcacccccatagagactgccagaggtctggacaacaggccctccgatttgacacactgaactctgtctgagaagttgttggtgaaccaggcgaggcagtcatttgagaaaccaaggctgttgagtctgccgataagaatgcggtggttgacagtcgaaagccttggccaggtcgatgaatacggctgcacagtattgtcttttgtcgatggcggttatgatatcatttaggatcttgagcgtggctgaggtgcacccatgaccagctcggacaccagattgcatagcagagaaggtacgtgggattcgaaatggtcggtgatctgttttgttaacttggctttcgaataccttagaaaggcagggtaggatagatataggtctggagcagtttgggtctagagtgtctccccctttgaagagggggatgaccacagcagctttccaatccttggggatcttagacgatacgaaagagaggttgaacaggctagtaatatgggttgcaacaattgcaatggataattttagaaagagattgtctagcccagctaatTTGTAGGTGTcctgattttgcagctctttcagaacatcagctatctggatttgggtgatggagaaatgggggaggttcgggtaagttgctgtggggggtgcagagctgctgtccgggataggggtagccagatggaaagcatggccagccgtagaaaaatgcttattgaaattctcgattattgtagatttatcggtggtgacagtgtttcctagcctcagtgcagtgggcagctgggaggaggagctcttattctccatggactttacagtgtcccagaactttttggagtttgtgctacaggatgcatatttctgtttgaaaaagctagccttagctttcctaactgactgagtatattggttcctaacttccctgaagtTGCATTtcgcgggggctattcaatgctaatgcaatacgccacaggatgtttttgtgctggtcaagggcagtcaggtctggggtgaactaagggttatatctgttctacattttttgaacggggcatgcttatttaagatggtgaggaaagtacTTTTAAAGactaaccaggcatcctctactgacggaatgaggtcaatatctttccaggatacccggcccaggtcgattagaaaggcctgctcgctgaagtgttttagggagcgtttgactgtgatgaggggtggtcatttgaccgcggacccattatggacgcaggcaatgaggtagtgatcgctgagatcctggttgaagacagcagaggtatatttagagggcaggttggtcaggatgatatctatgagggtgccctagtttacagatttgggttgtacctggtaggttccatgataatttgggtgaaattgagggcatctagtttagattgtaggacggccggggtgttaagcatatcccagtttaggtcacctaacagtacaaactcggaagataaatggggggcagtTAATTAACATATGGTGCCCAGGGCGCAGCTGGGGGGTGTctgtaacaagcggcaacggtgagagacttgtttctggaaaggtggaatTTTAAAAGTAGTACTTATTAAACTCTTTGGGCACAGACCttgatagcatgacagaactccaccccct
This window contains:
- the LOC112227046 gene encoding TLC domain-containing protein 4-B isoform X1, yielding MASFSPLVLSIAATSFVTFQCLFHFVSPCISARFCPGYRRLSPKHTVEWNSRTVSTFHALIVGLFCLYILLFDDAVNEDPVWGDPSLVKINVAITCGYLLSDMLLICYYWRAIGDKFFVIHHLAALYAYYYVLSIGMLPYFANFRLVAELSTPCVNQRWFFEVLGYPKKSLPNMVNGIAMTLSFFLVRIAVMPMYYSRMYAVYGTEPFYRVTFGGRCAWMGPSFCLDIMNVMWMHKMARGCISVLRSPGKVKVEKLQNGKVH
- the LOC112227046 gene encoding TLC domain-containing protein 4-B isoform X2; the encoded protein is MASFSPLVLSIAATSFVTFQCLFHFVSPCISARFCPGYRRLSPKHTVEWNSRLLFDDAVNEDPVWGDPSLVKINVAITCGYLLSDMLLICYYWRAIGDKFFVIHHLAALYAYYYVLSIGMLPYFANFRLVAELSTPCVNQRWFFEVLGYPKKSLPNMVNGIAMTLSFFLVRIAVMPMYYSRMYAVYGTEPFYRVTFGGRCAWMGPSFCLDIMNVMWMHKMARGCISVLRSPGKVKVEKLQNGKVH
- the LOC112227046 gene encoding TLC domain-containing protein 4-B isoform X3, whose amino-acid sequence is MLLICYYWRAIGDKFFVIHHLAALYAYYYVLSIGMLPYFANFRLVAELSTPCVNQRWFFEVLGYPKKSLPNMVNGIAMTLSFFLVRIAVMPMYYSRMYAVYGTEPFYRVTFGGRCAWMGPSFCLDIMNVMWMHKMARGCISVLRSPGKVKVEKLQNGKVH